The proteins below come from a single Burkholderiales bacterium genomic window:
- a CDS encoding efflux RND transporter periplasmic adaptor subunit, with translation MCSSRAYALLLLVAFLSGCEPRAQPAGPPPPAVTVVTAEPRQVAVSYEYVGQTAGYREVEVRARVTGILQRRNYKEGAPVKRGESLFTIDPEPFRVAVARAEADLGVAQARLEQARRDVARLKPAVEAKAVSQKELDDATSAQRIAEAEAKSVQARLNEAKLNLEYTRVESPIAGVSSRSAVSEGTLVSGPNVLLTTVTQVDPMYVIFGIPDREFLAIRRDVEAGKLKLPPGNRFKTTVKLADGTTYTKTGDLNFTDVRVNTQTGTSEARAEFGNSQQQLRAGEFVRIVLAGATRPSAIVVPQRAVLEGPKEKFVYVVNAESKVEQRPVHVGEWAGDGWIIESGLNAGDCVVVDGVMKIGPGAPVQVTDARAAGATAQPSSRGTK, from the coding sequence ATGTGCTCATCGCGCGCATACGCTCTTCTGCTTCTCGTCGCGTTTCTTTCCGGCTGCGAGCCCCGGGCGCAGCCTGCCGGGCCGCCGCCTCCCGCCGTCACCGTCGTGACCGCCGAGCCGCGCCAGGTCGCGGTGAGCTACGAGTACGTCGGCCAGACCGCGGGCTATCGCGAAGTCGAGGTGCGCGCGCGCGTGACGGGCATTCTCCAGCGCCGCAATTACAAGGAAGGCGCACCGGTCAAGCGCGGTGAATCGCTGTTCACCATCGATCCCGAGCCTTTCCGCGTCGCGGTGGCGCGCGCCGAGGCCGACCTCGGTGTCGCCCAGGCGCGCCTCGAGCAGGCGCGGCGCGACGTCGCGCGCCTGAAACCGGCGGTCGAAGCGAAAGCGGTCAGCCAGAAAGAGCTCGACGACGCGACCTCGGCGCAGCGCATCGCCGAAGCCGAAGCGAAGAGCGTGCAGGCGCGCTTGAACGAAGCCAAGCTCAACCTCGAATACACGCGCGTCGAATCGCCGATCGCCGGTGTCTCGAGCCGCTCGGCGGTCTCCGAAGGCACCCTGGTGTCGGGGCCCAACGTGCTGCTCACGACGGTGACGCAGGTCGATCCGATGTACGTGATCTTCGGCATCCCGGACCGCGAGTTCCTCGCGATCCGGCGCGACGTCGAGGCCGGCAAGCTCAAGCTGCCGCCGGGCAATCGCTTCAAGACGACGGTGAAGCTCGCCGACGGCACCACATATACGAAGACGGGTGATCTGAACTTCACCGACGTGCGCGTCAATACGCAGACCGGCACGTCGGAGGCGCGCGCGGAGTTCGGCAATTCGCAGCAGCAGCTTCGCGCGGGCGAGTTCGTGCGCATCGTGCTCGCAGGCGCCACGCGTCCGTCCGCGATCGTCGTGCCGCAGCGCGCGGTGCTCGAAGGGCCGAAAGAGAAGTTCGTCTACGTCGTCAACGCCGAGAGCAAGGTCGAGCAGCGCCCGGTGCACGTCGGGGAATGGGCCGGCGACGGCTGGATCATCGAGTCCGGCCTCAATGCCGGCGACTGCGTGGTGGTCGACGGCGTGATGAAGATCGGCCCCGGGGCGCCGGTGCAAGTGACGGACGCGCGCGCCGCGGGTGCGACGGCGCAGCCGTCATCGCGAGGAACGAAGTGA
- a CDS encoding PAS domain S-box protein: protein MQISVTPVTASDRVMHGIVVLDETIVDCNERFCRILECTREELIGRPLLELCPEVQSDGAFSRERWQRRWQAARTGLPQWFPWQFRNCHGRRVHALVHLGCDEGDGGALTAHVHDLSNLQRTGWISPETQAKLQRVLDHTKAVIFVKDRDGRYVFANRELERVVRMPAERIVGHTDQELWPPEVAAHFQANDAQVLREATAAEFEVTADVGRQRRTFLSFKFPLFGVDGEPYAVCGVATDITDPKRTQEALTNAALAVSSAQGASVYQELVRYLAAILEVEVAIVSATHDSDPAQLCIRAFYMDGEMKENFEYSKSGTPCATVFGQEFKIYPASVTSAFPDDADLAKFGMASYAGYPMSDGSGKPIGLIAVMSRRPMLNPEFIESILKIFAVRAAAELERQRAEENLKRSESSYRAIFEASEDGVFVHDWETGDLLDVNRRVCVMTGYSYEEVKRMTIGDLSTGHPYTDEEAAKRIAEAKAGRSVRFEWEGRSKDGSVHWYDVVLRPATIAGEQRIVAFARQIDERKQAEQALRQAQKMEALGHLTGGIAHDFNNLLTSIMGYIVLAQDQPASAQARRKKYLDQAHASCTRARDLIQQMLTFSRGRRGEPRPVAIAGLIEQSIKLFGGAMPGTIDIRTDLCAEVSPVMLDPVHLDQILLNLCINARDAMNGAGTIRVSVVECPACEEECTACRQPVEGGYVELRVDDEGPGIPPEILDRVFEPFFTTKQVGKGSGMGLASVHGLVHELGGHIVVEPVTPHGTRFRVLFPAIAGDRQGCEGDVCASSPLCRLQGRVLVVDDEQTVSAFMADLLESWGIEVKTSNCAPDALSVCTHDDAFDLVITDYKMPGMNGLQLARELRLKHPRLPVILYTGFNEGLAPTDIEDAGVRALVTKPIDPHQLFGLLQTHLPKL from the coding sequence ATGCAGATCAGCGTAACGCCCGTCACGGCCTCCGACCGAGTGATGCACGGCATCGTCGTGCTCGACGAGACGATCGTCGACTGCAACGAGCGCTTCTGCCGCATCCTTGAATGCACCCGCGAGGAGCTGATCGGCCGCCCGCTGCTCGAGCTGTGCCCGGAGGTGCAGTCCGACGGCGCGTTCTCGCGCGAGCGCTGGCAGCGCCGCTGGCAGGCCGCGCGCACCGGATTGCCGCAGTGGTTTCCCTGGCAGTTCCGTAACTGCCACGGCCGCCGCGTCCACGCCCTGGTGCACCTGGGCTGCGACGAAGGCGACGGCGGCGCGCTGACCGCGCACGTCCACGACCTCTCCAATCTCCAGCGCACCGGCTGGATCAGCCCCGAGACCCAGGCGAAGCTCCAGCGGGTCCTCGACCACACCAAGGCGGTCATCTTCGTCAAGGACCGCGACGGCCGCTACGTCTTCGCCAACCGCGAGCTCGAGCGCGTGGTGCGCATGCCCGCGGAGCGCATCGTCGGCCATACCGACCAGGAGCTGTGGCCGCCGGAAGTCGCCGCGCACTTCCAGGCGAACGACGCCCAGGTCCTGCGCGAGGCCACCGCGGCCGAGTTCGAGGTCACCGCGGACGTCGGCCGCCAGCGCCGCACGTTTCTGTCGTTCAAGTTCCCGCTCTTCGGCGTCGACGGCGAGCCGTACGCGGTCTGCGGCGTCGCGACCGACATCACCGACCCCAAGCGCACGCAGGAAGCGCTGACGAACGCGGCGCTCGCGGTGTCGAGCGCGCAGGGCGCGAGCGTCTATCAGGAGCTGGTGCGCTATCTCGCGGCGATCCTCGAGGTCGAAGTCGCGATCGTCTCCGCGACGCACGACTCGGACCCGGCGCAGCTTTGCATCCGCGCGTTCTACATGGACGGCGAGATGAAGGAGAACTTCGAATACTCGAAGAGCGGCACGCCGTGCGCGACGGTGTTCGGCCAGGAGTTCAAGATCTACCCCGCGTCGGTGACCAGCGCCTTTCCCGACGACGCCGATCTCGCGAAGTTCGGCATGGCGAGCTACGCCGGCTATCCGATGAGCGACGGCAGCGGCAAACCCATCGGACTGATCGCGGTCATGTCGCGCCGGCCGATGCTCAACCCGGAGTTCATCGAGTCCATCCTCAAGATCTTCGCGGTGCGCGCCGCGGCCGAGCTCGAGCGCCAGCGCGCCGAGGAAAACCTCAAGCGCTCCGAATCGAGCTATCGCGCGATCTTCGAAGCGTCGGAAGACGGCGTCTTCGTCCACGACTGGGAAACCGGAGACCTCCTCGACGTCAACCGGCGCGTGTGCGTGATGACCGGCTACAGCTACGAGGAGGTCAAGCGCATGACGATCGGCGATCTCTCGACCGGCCATCCGTATACCGACGAAGAGGCCGCCAAGCGCATCGCCGAAGCGAAGGCCGGCCGCAGCGTGCGCTTCGAATGGGAGGGACGCAGCAAGGACGGCAGCGTGCACTGGTACGACGTCGTGCTGCGTCCCGCGACGATCGCGGGCGAGCAGCGGATCGTCGCGTTCGCGCGGCAGATCGACGAGCGCAAGCAGGCCGAGCAGGCGCTGCGCCAGGCGCAGAAGATGGAAGCGCTCGGACACCTCACCGGCGGCATCGCGCACGACTTCAACAACCTGCTGACGAGCATCATGGGCTACATCGTGCTCGCGCAGGACCAGCCCGCGTCGGCGCAGGCGCGCCGCAAGAAATATCTCGACCAGGCGCACGCCTCGTGCACTCGCGCGCGCGACCTCATCCAGCAGATGCTGACCTTCAGCCGCGGCCGGCGCGGCGAGCCGAGGCCGGTCGCGATCGCCGGCCTCATCGAGCAGTCGATCAAGCTCTTCGGCGGCGCGATGCCCGGCACGATCGACATCAGGACCGACCTGTGCGCCGAAGTCTCGCCGGTCATGCTCGACCCGGTGCACCTCGACCAGATCCTGCTCAACCTGTGCATCAACGCGCGCGACGCGATGAACGGCGCCGGCACGATCCGCGTGTCGGTGGTCGAGTGCCCGGCGTGCGAGGAGGAATGCACCGCGTGCCGCCAGCCCGTCGAGGGCGGCTACGTCGAGCTGCGCGTCGACGACGAAGGACCCGGCATACCTCCGGAGATCCTGGATCGCGTCTTCGAGCCTTTCTTCACGACCAAGCAGGTCGGCAAAGGCAGCGGCATGGGGCTCGCGAGCGTGCACGGGCTCGTGCACGAGCTCGGCGGCCACATCGTCGTCGAGCCGGTGACGCCGCACGGGACGCGTTTCCGCGTGCTGTTTCCGGCGATCGCCGGCGACCGGCAGGGGTGTGAGGGCGACGTCTGCGCGAGCTCGCCGCTGTGCCGGCTGCAAGGCCGCGTGCTCGTCGTCGACGACGAGCAGACCGTCAGCGCCTTCATGGCGGACCTGCTGGAATCGTGGGGGATCGAAGTGAAGACCTCGAATTGCGCGCCGGACGCGCTCTCGGTCTGCACGCACGACGACGCCTTCGATCTCGTCATCACCGATTACAAGATGCCCGGCATGAACGGGCTGCAGCTCGCGCGCGAGCTGCGCCTCAAGCATCCGCGGCTGCCGGTCATCCTCTACACCGGCTTCAACGAAGGGCTGGCCCCGACCGACATCGAGGACGCCGGCGTGCGCGCCCTCGTGACCAAGCCGATCGACCCGCACCAGCTCTTCGGTTTACTGCAGACCCACCTCCCGAAGCTGTAA
- a CDS encoding response regulator codes for MSTNGRVMIVEDDPAIREMVADYLGDKGYEVHQAESGADMREAVERNLPDVVLLDIGLPGEDGLSLARFLRERYDVGIIMVTGSGDVVDRVVGLEVGADDYVTKPFDPRELLARVKSVLRRLQSRPAPEPVKVVTERVPVGRCFLDVASHRLLDVSGQEVPITSMEFDLLKVFTEHPHRVLTRDQILTMTRNREWEPFDRSIDIRIARLRRKVESNPEEPQAIRTVRGAGYMFVPQVS; via the coding sequence ATGTCCACCAACGGCCGCGTGATGATCGTCGAAGACGATCCCGCCATTCGCGAGATGGTCGCCGATTACCTCGGCGACAAAGGCTACGAGGTCCACCAGGCCGAGAGCGGCGCGGACATGCGCGAGGCGGTCGAGCGCAACCTGCCCGACGTGGTGCTGCTCGACATCGGCCTGCCCGGCGAAGACGGTCTGTCCCTCGCGCGCTTCCTGCGCGAGCGTTACGACGTCGGCATCATCATGGTCACCGGTTCGGGCGACGTGGTGGACCGCGTGGTCGGGCTGGAGGTCGGCGCCGACGATTACGTCACCAAGCCTTTCGATCCGCGCGAGCTCCTCGCGCGCGTGAAAAGCGTGCTGCGCAGGCTCCAGTCGCGCCCGGCCCCGGAGCCGGTGAAGGTGGTCACCGAGCGCGTGCCGGTCGGCCGCTGCTTCCTCGACGTCGCGTCGCACCGCCTTCTCGACGTCTCGGGCCAGGAAGTGCCGATCACGAGCATGGAGTTCGACCTGCTCAAGGTCTTCACCGAGCACCCCCACCGGGTGCTGACCCGCGACCAGATCCTCACCATGACCCGCAACCGCGAGTGGGAGCCGTTCGACCGCTCGATCGACATCCGCATCGCGCGGCTGCGGCGCAAGGTCGAGTCCAACCCCGAAGAGCCGCAGGCGATACGCACCGTGCGGGGGGCGGGATACATGTTCGTGCCGCAGGTCTCGTGA
- a CDS encoding tripartite tricarboxylate transporter substrate binding protein, translating to MEMLKTVVVAMASLASLSAHAAQGDAYPTRPIRLVVGFTPGGATDLVGRLVAEKLSEKLGQQVVVDNRPGASGIIAARLVGSAQPDGHTLLISGSSISIVGSLYKQTRFDVQRDLEPVAMVATTPYVMVAHPSTAVKSVADLIGYAKARPGKVSYGASTPGTVQHLSGEMFKRLVGIDMLFVPYKGTGAMLPDLLGGRVQVAVDNVTVLAPHVKSGAVVPLAVTTIKRSPVLPNVPTLAESGIQSLSGFDTGGWFSMYTAHRTPPAVIKKVNDEIFAMMERADVRERLLALGGTPLPGTPQDLKKQLAAEVPRWRKVIQDSDIKVD from the coding sequence ATGGAAATGCTGAAAACCGTCGTGGTCGCCATGGCTTCTCTGGCGAGTCTATCGGCGCACGCGGCGCAGGGGGATGCGTATCCGACGCGGCCCATTCGGCTGGTGGTCGGGTTCACCCCCGGCGGCGCCACCGACCTCGTCGGCAGGCTGGTCGCGGAAAAGCTCTCGGAGAAGCTCGGCCAGCAGGTCGTCGTCGACAACCGTCCCGGCGCGAGCGGCATCATCGCGGCGCGCCTCGTCGGTTCGGCGCAGCCCGACGGACACACGCTGCTCATCTCGGGCTCGTCGATCAGCATCGTCGGCAGTCTCTACAAGCAGACCCGCTTCGACGTGCAGCGCGACCTCGAGCCGGTGGCGATGGTCGCCACGACGCCTTACGTCATGGTCGCGCACCCGTCGACCGCGGTGAAAAGCGTCGCCGACCTCATCGGCTACGCCAAGGCGCGTCCGGGGAAAGTGAGCTACGGCGCCTCGACGCCCGGGACGGTTCAGCACCTCTCGGGCGAGATGTTCAAGCGCCTCGTCGGCATCGACATGCTGTTCGTGCCTTACAAAGGGACCGGCGCGATGCTGCCGGACCTGCTCGGCGGCCGCGTACAGGTCGCGGTCGACAACGTGACGGTGCTCGCGCCGCACGTGAAGAGCGGCGCGGTCGTGCCGCTCGCGGTGACCACGATCAAGCGCAGCCCGGTCCTGCCGAACGTGCCGACGCTCGCCGAGTCCGGTATCCAGTCCCTCAGCGGCTTCGACACCGGCGGCTGGTTCAGCATGTATACCGCGCACCGCACGCCGCCCGCAGTCATCAAGAAGGTGAACGACGAGATCTTCGCGATGATGGAGCGCGCCGACGTGCGCGAGCGCCTGCTCGCCCTGGGCGGGACGCCGCTGCCCGGAACGCCGCAGGACCTCAAGAAACAGCTTGCCGCGGAAGTGCCGCGCTGGCGCAAAGTGATACAGGACTCCGATATAAAGGTTGATTGA
- a CDS encoding tripartite tricarboxylate transporter substrate binding protein gives MRRLIWTIAALGVVGAHAAETKYPTKPIRLISAYAPGGGNDTMARALAQRLTEAWGQQVIVDNRPGANGLLACEITAKAPPDGYTLLMASISSHGINPALYKKIPYDPIRDFTPISLLGTTANMLVVHPSTPAKTVKELVAYAKSKGGLTYGSNGIGSSQHLAGALFASTFGLNLTHVPYKGTGPMTTDLLGGQIAMAFANMTTALPHVRTKKLIPIAVTSLTRSPQLPDVPTVAETVPGFEATSWWGIVAPRATPAGVVEPLNREIVKVLASPDMKTFMHGLGAEAKGTTPKEFDAFIRAELVKWAKVVKESGARAD, from the coding sequence ATGCGTAGATTGATATGGACCATCGCGGCGCTTGGTGTGGTCGGCGCGCATGCCGCGGAAACGAAATACCCGACGAAGCCGATCCGGCTGATCTCGGCCTACGCCCCCGGCGGCGGCAACGACACCATGGCGCGGGCGCTGGCGCAGCGTCTCACCGAGGCGTGGGGTCAGCAGGTCATCGTCGACAACCGCCCCGGCGCCAACGGGCTGCTCGCGTGCGAGATCACCGCCAAAGCGCCGCCCGACGGGTATACCCTGCTGATGGCGAGCATCTCGAGCCACGGCATCAACCCGGCTCTCTACAAGAAGATCCCGTACGACCCGATCCGCGACTTCACCCCGATCTCGCTGCTGGGAACGACGGCCAACATGCTCGTCGTGCATCCGTCCACACCGGCCAAGACCGTGAAAGAGCTCGTCGCGTACGCCAAGAGCAAAGGCGGGCTCACCTATGGCTCGAACGGCATCGGCAGCTCGCAGCATCTCGCGGGCGCGCTCTTCGCGAGCACTTTCGGGCTCAATCTCACCCACGTGCCTTACAAGGGTACCGGGCCGATGACGACCGATCTGCTCGGCGGCCAGATCGCGATGGCGTTCGCCAACATGACGACCGCGCTGCCGCACGTGCGCACCAAGAAGCTCATTCCGATCGCGGTGACGTCGCTGACGCGCTCGCCGCAACTGCCCGACGTGCCGACGGTCGCGGAGACCGTGCCCGGCTTCGAGGCGACCTCGTGGTGGGGCATCGTCGCGCCGCGCGCGACACCTGCGGGCGTGGTCGAGCCGCTCAATCGCGAGATCGTGAAAGTCCTGGCGTCACCCGACATGAAGACCTTCATGCACGGCCTCGGCGCCGAGGCCAAGGGCACGACGCCGAAGGAGTTCGACGCCTTCATCCGCGCCGAGCTCGTGAAGTGGGCGAAGGTGGTGAAGGAATCGGGCGCGCGCGCCGACTGA
- a CDS encoding Ldh family oxidoreductase, which produces MTERIRLSIPDARKLSERAVEGMGFSAEEARIIADHCIDAAVCGYEYSGLPKLLNLADGPRSNLPRKPIEVVRETSVSALYDGGNNVGMYTMYLMSKAAIERAERHGFAIIGLTNSWTSGRGAYYVEMIARAGLVGIHTVSASRHVAPLGGAKPTLGTNPISFGFPMEGDPLVIDLGTSAFMATDLKMRERLGIPLPEGVAIDADGNPTTDAARAKLGAILPFGGHKGHALSIAMRAFGTLCEVHRDAEGIYGYVTIAFKPDLLMPLEAYRTALADAIAEIKATPRQPGVSEIRIPGERSFTERARLMQEGIEIDRRIYDALRKFADKTGV; this is translated from the coding sequence ATGACCGAACGCATCCGTCTCTCCATCCCCGATGCGCGCAAGCTCTCCGAGCGCGCGGTCGAAGGCATGGGCTTCAGCGCCGAGGAGGCGCGCATCATCGCCGATCACTGCATCGACGCGGCGGTGTGCGGCTACGAGTACTCGGGACTCCCCAAGCTCCTCAACCTCGCCGACGGTCCACGCTCCAACCTGCCGCGCAAACCCATCGAGGTCGTCCGCGAGACCAGCGTTTCGGCGCTGTACGACGGCGGCAACAACGTCGGCATGTATACGATGTACCTCATGTCGAAAGCCGCGATCGAGCGCGCGGAACGGCACGGCTTCGCCATCATCGGTCTCACCAACAGCTGGACGAGCGGACGCGGCGCGTACTACGTCGAGATGATCGCGCGCGCCGGGCTCGTCGGCATCCACACCGTGAGCGCGAGCCGGCATGTCGCTCCGCTCGGCGGCGCCAAACCCACGTTGGGCACCAATCCGATTTCTTTCGGCTTTCCCATGGAAGGCGATCCGCTCGTCATCGATCTGGGCACGTCGGCTTTCATGGCGACCGACCTCAAGATGCGCGAGCGCCTCGGCATCCCGCTGCCCGAAGGCGTGGCGATCGACGCCGACGGCAACCCCACCACCGACGCCGCGCGGGCGAAGCTCGGAGCGATCCTGCCGTTCGGCGGGCATAAAGGCCACGCGCTGTCGATCGCGATGCGCGCGTTCGGGACGCTGTGCGAAGTGCATCGCGACGCGGAAGGCATCTACGGCTACGTCACGATCGCGTTCAAGCCCGATCTCCTGATGCCGCTGGAGGCGTATCGCACGGCGCTCGCCGACGCCATCGCCGAGATCAAGGCGACGCCGCGCCAGCCGGGGGTGAGCGAGATCCGCATCCCCGGCGAGCGCTCTTTCACGGAGCGCGCACGGTTGATGCAGGAAGGCATCGAGATCGATCGCCGGATTTACGACGCTCTCAGAAAGTTCGCAGATAAAACCGGGGTCTGA
- a CDS encoding SDR family oxidoreductase, translated as MELSLKGRTAFVTGASRGIGRQISLAFAAEGVNIGLFGRDIERCNTVAAEIRDKHKVKAAVIGLDLADAAAIKPAVERAIAELGSVDILVNCAGGAYRGRLADIPDELWEAYFAVKPLGLIRMTRETMPYLKKSDQARVIHISGTRGREPHGVQVMSGPINLGTLSITKAMANEFGPAGVTVNAICPGSTDTGRWTELVKVAARDRGISEAEAEKQLVADVPMGRVVKPHDVADLAVFLASARAGMITGTSINVDGGRTRGI; from the coding sequence ATGGAGTTGTCACTGAAAGGACGCACCGCGTTCGTCACCGGTGCGAGCCGCGGCATCGGCCGCCAGATTTCACTGGCGTTCGCTGCCGAAGGCGTGAACATCGGTTTGTTCGGGCGCGACATCGAGCGCTGCAATACCGTCGCGGCGGAGATCCGCGACAAGCACAAGGTGAAGGCCGCGGTGATCGGGCTCGACCTCGCCGACGCAGCGGCGATCAAGCCGGCGGTCGAGCGCGCGATCGCCGAGCTCGGCAGCGTCGACATCCTCGTCAACTGCGCGGGCGGCGCGTATCGCGGCAGGCTCGCGGACATTCCGGACGAGCTGTGGGAAGCCTATTTCGCGGTGAAGCCGCTCGGTCTCATCCGCATGACGCGCGAGACGATGCCGTACCTCAAAAAGTCCGACCAGGCGCGCGTCATCCACATCTCGGGCACGCGCGGGCGCGAGCCGCACGGCGTGCAGGTGATGTCGGGACCGATCAACCTCGGCACGCTGTCCATCACCAAGGCGATGGCGAACGAGTTCGGCCCGGCGGGCGTCACGGTCAACGCGATCTGTCCCGGCTCGACCGACACCGGGCGCTGGACCGAGCTCGTCAAGGTGGCCGCGCGCGACCGCGGCATCTCCGAAGCCGAAGCCGAGAAGCAGCTCGTCGCCGACGTGCCGATGGGGCGCGTGGTGAAGCCTCACGACGTCGCCGACCTCGCGGTGTTCCTCGCCTCGGCCCGCGCCGGCATGATCACCGGCACTTCGATCAACGTCGACGGGGGGCGTACGCGTGGGATTTGA
- a CDS encoding tripartite tricarboxylate transporter substrate binding protein, producing MGFELRGALGDALALISSICALSASAQNYPDRTIRLVVPLAPGGGNDAAARVIAAELGKRLGQQVVVDNRPGGGSVIASQLVLNAPADGHTLYLVSTNFSMAPLLQSKLPFDAFRDFTHLTRVGISPGGLIVHPSLPVYKMKDLIAIARAKPGEITFGSSGPGGGSHLGGELFNLLANVKLTHVPYKGSALATTSVLSGETSVAFTNPTASLPLIRSGRLRLVAVTTAKRWPLLRDTPTIAESGVPGYEHIIWNGLSVRAGTPQPIVDRLHRDTVEVLKTSVVAELLARDGALPSPETPQAFARFLADEHRKWAPVVKRAGISAL from the coding sequence GTGGGATTTGAGTTGCGCGGCGCGCTGGGTGACGCGCTGGCGCTCATCTCGTCCATCTGTGCACTGTCCGCCTCCGCCCAAAACTATCCGGATCGCACCATAAGGCTCGTCGTTCCTCTCGCGCCCGGCGGCGGCAACGACGCCGCGGCGCGCGTCATCGCGGCCGAGCTCGGCAAGCGGCTCGGGCAGCAGGTGGTGGTGGACAACCGCCCCGGCGGCGGCTCGGTCATCGCCTCGCAGCTCGTGCTCAACGCGCCGGCGGACGGTCACACCCTGTATCTCGTCAGCACCAACTTCAGCATGGCGCCGCTGCTGCAGTCGAAGCTTCCGTTCGATGCTTTTCGCGATTTCACGCATCTCACGCGCGTGGGCATCTCGCCGGGCGGGCTGATCGTGCATCCGTCGCTGCCGGTCTACAAGATGAAGGACCTGATCGCCATCGCGCGCGCGAAGCCCGGCGAGATCACGTTCGGCTCGTCGGGGCCGGGCGGCGGCTCGCACCTCGGCGGCGAGCTCTTCAACCTGCTCGCGAACGTGAAGCTCACGCACGTGCCGTACAAAGGCAGCGCGCTCGCCACCACCTCGGTGCTGAGCGGCGAGACCTCGGTTGCGTTCACCAACCCGACCGCGTCGCTGCCGCTGATACGCAGCGGGCGGCTGCGCCTGGTCGCGGTGACGACGGCGAAGCGCTGGCCGCTGTTACGCGACACGCCGACGATCGCCGAGTCCGGAGTGCCCGGCTACGAGCACATCATCTGGAACGGACTGTCGGTGCGGGCGGGCACGCCGCAGCCGATCGTCGACCGGCTGCACAGGGACACGGTCGAGGTACTGAAGACGTCGGTCGTCGCGGAGCTGCTCGCGCGCGACGGCGCGCTGCCGTCGCCCGAGACCCCTCAGGCATTCGCGCGTTTCCTCGCCGACGAGCACCGCAAATGGGCGCCGGTGGTGAAGAGAGCGGGGATCAGCGCGTTGTAA